The following proteins are encoded in a genomic region of Neomonachus schauinslandi chromosome 7, ASM220157v2, whole genome shotgun sequence:
- the LOC110585952 gene encoding pyruvate dehydrogenase (acetyl-transferring) kinase isozyme 3, mitochondrial-like produces the protein MRLFRWLLKQPVPQQMERYSRFSPSALSIKQFLDFGRANACEKTSYMFLRKELPVRLANTMREVNLLPDNLLNRPSVGLVQSWYMQSFLELLEYENKSPEDPQVLDDFLQVLIKVRNRHNDVVPTMAQEVIEYKEKFGFDPFVSSNIQYFLDRFYTNRISFRMLMNQHTLLLGGDINPAHPQHVGSIDPTCNVADVMKDAYDTAKMLCEQYYLVAPELEVEEFSAKAPDKPIQVVYVPSHLFHMLFELFKNSVRVTVELYEDRKEAYPSVKTLVTLGKEDLSIKVSDLGGGVPLQKIDRLFNYMYSTAPRPSLEPTRAAPLAGFGYGLPISRLYARYFQGDLKLYPMEGVGTDAVIYLKALSSESFERLPVFNKSAWRHYRTTHEADDWSNPSREPRDASKYKAKQDKVKTNRTF, from the coding sequence ATGCGGCTTTTCCGGTGGCTGCTGAAGCAGCCGGTGCCTCAGCAGATGGAGCGCTACTCGCGTTTCTCGCCATCGGCACTCTCCATCAAGCAGTTCCTAGACTTCGGGAGAGCTAATGCATGTGAGAAAACTTCATATATGTTTCTACGAAAGGAGCTTCCTGTAAGACTGGCCAATACAATGAGAGAAGTTAATCTTCTGCCGGATAACTTGCTTAACCGCCCTTCGGTGGGGTTGGTTCAGAGCTGGTATATGCAGAGCTTTCTTGAACTTCTAGAATACGAGAATAAGAGCCCTGAAGATCCACAGGTCTTGGATGACTTTCTGCAAGTTCTCATTAAAGTCCGAAATAGACACAACGATGTGGTTCCTACAATGGCACAAGAAGTGATTGAATACAAGGAGAAATTTGGGTTTGATCCATTCGTTAGCAGTAACATCCAGTATTTTCTGGATCGGTTCTATACCAACCGCATCTCTTTCCGCATGCTTATGAACCAGCACACACTTCTGCTTGGTGGTGACATTAACCCTGCTCATCCTCAACACGTTGGAAGTATTGATCCCACCTGCAATGTGGCTGATGTCATGAAAGATGCCTATGACACCGCCAAGATGCTGTGTGAACAGTATTACCTGGTAGCTCCAGAGCTGGAAGTCGAAGAATTCAGTGCCAAAGCTCCAGACAAACCTATTCAGGTAGTTTATGTGCCCTCACACCTGTTTCACATGCTATTTGAGTTGTTCAAGAACTCAGTGAGAGTGACAGTTGAACTGtatgaagacagaaaagaagcCTACCCGTCTGTTAAAACCCTTGTTACTCTGGGTAAAGAAGACTTGTCCATTAAGGTAAGTGACCTAGGTGGTGGTGTCCCACTTCAAAAAATAGACCGTCTTTTTAACTACATGTATTCAACTGCTCCTAGACCTAGCCTGGAGCCTACAAGAGCCGCCCCTCTGGCTGGATTTGGTTATGGCTTGCCAATTTCTCGTCTATATGCTAGATATTTCCAAGGAGATCTAAAACTCTATCCCATGGAAGGAGTCGGTACTGATGCTGTCATTTATTTAAAGGCACTTTCAAGTGAATCATTTGAGAGACTTCCGGTTTTTAATAAGTCTGCGTGGCGTCATTACAGGACCACACACGAAGCTGATGACTGGAGCAATCCCAGCAGAGAACCTAGGGATGCCTCAAAATACAAGGCGAAACAGGACAAGGTCAAGACTAATAGAACTTTCTAG